TAGTTGGAAAGAAGACGTAATTGGTCAATTAACTGGTGGTTTAGGCGGAATGTCTAAAGCACGTAAAGTTAAAACCGTAACAGGCTTTGGTAAATTTACGTCAGACAAAGCAATTGAAGTTGAAGGTGCCGATGGTAAAACCACCATTAATTTTGATAACGCGATTATTGCCTGTGGTTCTTCAGTAATTGATTTACCGTTTATTCCAAATGATGACCCACGTGTTATTGATTCAACAGGTGCACTAGAGCTTGAAGATGTTCCGGAAGAATTACTTGTACTTGGTGGCGGTATTATCGGCTTAGAGATGGGTACAGTATATAAAGCACTGGGCTCTAATGTATCTGTCGTTGAATTTGCCGATCAATTAGTACCAGCAGCAGATAAAGACATTGTTCAGGTTTACACTAAGTACAATAAAAAGAAATTCAACATCATGCTTTCAACAAAAGTTGTTGCTGTAGACGCGAAAGATGATGGTTTGTACGTAACGTTTGAAGGTAAGAATGCGCCTGAAAAACAAGTACGTTATGATAAAATTTTAGTGGCAGTTGGTCGTAAGCCAAACGGTCATTTAGTTGCTGCTGATAAAGCAGGTGTAAATGTTGATGAGCGTGGCTTTATCAATGTATCAAATGAGTTACGTACTAATGTAAATAACATTTTTGCTATAGGTGATGTAGTTGGTCAACCAATGCTTGCACATAAAGCAGTTCATGAAGCACATGTTGCTGCTGAAGTTATTGCAGGTAAAAAGCACGTATTTGATCCACGTTGTATTCCTTCAATCGCTTATACTGATCCTGAAATGGCGTGGGTTGGTGTTACAGAGCGTGAAGCGAAAGAGCAAGGTTTAAACATTGAAACAGCTAACTTTCCGTGGGCCGCTTCTGGTCGCGCTATTGCTTCAGCACGTACTGAAGGTAAAACCAAAATGATCTTTGAAAAAGAAACAGGTCGTGTACTTGGTGGTGCTATTGTCGGTATTAATGCGGGTGAAATGCTAGGTGAAATTTGTTTAGCGGTTGAAATGGGCGCTGATGCAGAAGATGTGGGTTTAACCATACATGCTCACCCAACGTTAAATGAATCAATTGGCCTTGCAGCTGAAATTTTCGAAGGTTCAATTACTGACTTACCTAACCCGAAAGCAGTTAAGAAAAAGAAATAACAAATAAAAGTATATAGATTAGCGCTTTGTATTAATAGACGTATTATCTAGTACAATAATAAAAGCCAGCGAATTCGCTGGCTTTTTGCTATTCTTTATTAGGTTATTTTTATAAATTAAGGTGTGAATACGTATGGTTAAATACTTTATGATCAGTTTGTTAATAACGCTGGCGGGTTGCGCAAGCAGTCAGTCGAATAGTCAGTTTGACTTTGATCATGGCGTTCATTTTGAACAAACGACCTTAGATGATGGACGACTTAATATTGTTGTTCGTGCACAAGAGAAGGTTCCTTTTAATCGTTTAGCAACTTTTCTGGTTAGAAAATCTTTAGATGTATGTAAATCTTATGGCTTTAAAATTGAAATTTTAAGAGGTGTAGAAGAATATGATGATCGCCTTGCACACCCAAACTATATCCTTCCTTCCTTAGCTGCAAATGTTGAGTGTCCGTCAAAATAGTCTTTGCTGTATGTACTTTGGTATTAATTATCATTGATTAATGTAAATCATAAAAAAGGGTTGCTATTTAGCAACCCTTTTCAGTTTAATAATGCACTAAACCGCTTTAACAGGAATGTACTTAGTACTCATTTCTTCTGTTGGTGGTTCAAAGTTCGTTAAATCGATGCCTTCAACAGCAGCAGTGTACTCGTCCATTGTTGGGAAGCGACCCAATACCGTAGAAAGAACTACAAGTGGTGTTGAACCAAGAAGTGATTCACCCTTTTTCTCAGTTGTATCTGCTACTACACGGCCTTGGAACAAACGTGTTGATGTAGCAATTACAGTATCACCTGGTTCAGCCTTTTCTTGGTTACCCATGCATAAGTTACAGCCTGGGCGCTCAAGATAAAGAATATTGTCATATTTAGTACGTGCTTCACCTTTTGGTTTGTTATCGTCAAAAACAAAACCAGAGTATTTTTCTAATACCTCCCAATCACCTTCTGCTTTTAATTCATCAACAATGTTATAAGTTGGTGGCGCAACAACTAATGGCGCTTTAAATTCAATAGAGCCATTTTTCTTTTCAAGATTACGTAACATTTGTGCAATGATTTGCATGTCTCCTTTGTGCACCATACAAGAACCAACAAATCCTAAATCGACAGACTTGTTTTTGTAGTATGAAACAGGGCGAATAACATCATGTGTGTAGCGCTTAGATACGTCTTCGTTGTTTACATCAGGGTCAGCAATCATCGGCTCAGAAATCGCATCTAAATCGACAGTAACTTCGGCATAGTATTTTGCATTATCATCTGGTGATAGAGCAGGTTGAGCGCCTGTTTTAATTTCTTCAATACGCTTGTCTGCTAGCGCCATTAAGCCTGCTAACATACCCGCTTCATTTTCCATACCCTTGTTGATCATGATTTGGATGCGGCTTTTCGCAAGCTCAATTGATTGAATTAGGGTTTCATTGTTTGAGATACAGATAGAAGCTTTCGCTTTCATCTCTGCCGTCCAATCAGTAAACGTAAACGCTTGGTCAGCCATAAGAGTGCCAATGTGTACTTCAATAATACGACCTTGGAATACGTTTTCTCCACCAAATTGTTTAAGCATCTGTGCTTGCGTAGCGTGAACAACATCACGGAAGTCCATGTGCGACTTCATTTTACCTTTAAAGACTACTTTAACAGAATCAGGAATTGGCATTGCCGACTCACCAGTAGCAAGTGCGATAGCAACGGTACCTGAATCAGCACCAAATGCGACACCTTTAGACATACGCGTATGTGAATCACCGCCAATAATAATGGCGCGATCATCTATCGTAATGTCATTTAATACTTTATGGATAACATCCGTCATTGCATGATAAACACCTTTTGGATCACGCGCGGTAATAAGGCCAAAGTTATTCATAAAGCTCATTAACTTAGGAATGTTTGCTTGTGCTTTACTATCCCATACAGATGCTGTGTGACAACCAGACTGGTATGCACCATCGACTAACGGTGAAATTGTAGAAGCGGCCATTGCTTCTAGTTCCTGACAGGTCATTGGCCCTGTTGTATCTTGAGAACCAACAATATTCACTTTAACACGAACATTAGAGCCAGCATGAAGTGGTGTATCAGATATCACACCTACTGCATTGCGGTTAAAGATTTTTTCTACGGCTGTTAAGCCTTGGCCTTCGTGTGAAATCTCTTTTGATGGTGCGTAAACTTGTGGTACATCAATACCTAATGTTGCAGCAGCAAGTGTTTGAAGCTTTTTACCAAAGGTCACCGCATAAGAACCACCTGCTTTCATGAATTCCATTTTTTGTGGAGTAAACGCAGAAGATACATCAACTAACTCTTCATCACCTTTGTAAAGCTTCTTGGCTTTTGTATCGATAGTTAATACAGTGCCAGTTGCAACTGAGTATGCTTCTTCTAAAATTGGGTCACCATTAGCGTCGGTAACCGTATTGCCGTTTGCATCTACTTTTTTCACCCAGTTTTTAAGATCAAGGCCAATACCACCCGTTACATCAACTGTTGTTAAGAAAATAGGCGCTATACCGTTAGTACCGGCAACAACAGGTGCGATATTAATGAATGGAACGTAAGGAGAAGCTTGCTCGCCTGCCCAAAGTGCCACGTTGTTCACGCCTGACATACGTGACGAACCAACACCCATCGTACCTTTTTCGGCAATAAGCATAACTTTTGCATTAGGGTGTTTAGCCTGTAATGCTTTAATTTCATCTTGCGCTTGAGGTGTGATCATACATTTGCCGTGTAATTCACGGTCAGCACGAGAATGCGCTTGGTGACCAGGAGAAAGTAAATCTGTTGAGATATCACCTTCACCAGCGATATAGGTTACAACTTCAATTTTTTCGTCAACATCAGGCAGTTTTGTGAAATACTCCGCTTTGGCGTAACTTTCTAAAATGTCTTTTGCTACCGTGTTACCTTTTTTGTAAGCAACTTGTAAACGTGAAGTGTCTGCTTCATAGAGGAATACTTGGGTTTTTAATACTTCTGCAGCAGGTGTTGAAACAGTTGTATCGTCACTTAATGCTAGATCAAGTAATACTTCAATTGAAGGGCCACCTTTCATATGAGAAAGTAGTTCGAATGCAAATTCCGGTGTAATTTCGGCTACAGATTCTTGGCCGAGAATAATCTCTTTTAAGAATTTTGCTTTTACACCAGCAGCGCTAGTTGTGCCTGGCAATGTATTGTAAATGAAGAAGTTTAATGAATCTTCACGGTGCTCATGGTTTTGATCTTTAATTTGTGCGATGATTTCTGATAATAACTCTGCACTATCGATAGGCTTAGGCGCTAGACCTAAATCGGCCTTACGGCTTTCAATTTCTTTGATATATTCTAAATAAAGACTCATTTAATACTCTCTTTAGCTTTTTAATTTGCCAATAACTTAAAATCAGCAGACAATTAATTGCCTATAGTTTACCTGATTTTTGCCTTACTTCGAATCCCTTGCGGCAATAAACGCCATTCATCATATTTATAGTTAATAGAAACCTTAGTTATAATGGTTGTATTATCCACAAAACAATACAGCTAGCCCTGCTTTATAATTAAGCTACCTTAATAAATCGCTTAGATTTAGATCAGTTAACCATGCTTTTAGCAAGGTAAGGTTACTTAATTTTGTGCGTATTCGTAGTCTGATATACAGTGTTATAATACTTACTCAGGTAAGTGACGAAACTTTTTAAGAGAATTTCATGAATCATCAAACGAATAACCCATTACATGGCAAAACACTTGAAGCCATTTTAAGAGAATTAGAAGCAAAAATTGGCTGGAAAGCGATGGGAGAAAACGTTGATGTACGATGCTTTAATCATGATCCTTCTATTAAATCTAGCTTGAAATTTCTTCGCAGAACACCATGGGCGAGAGCTAAAGTTGAAGCAATGTATTTAAAAGTCTTTCATGGTTTTAGTTGGCCTAATACCAATACGCATTAGAAGTTAATCACTTAGCGAGAGTTTAAAGGCTAGAGATAAGGCATTGATTACAGAGAATGGTTATTCAGGAGAACGATCTCCTGCGTTTTCTAATAGGCCATATCCATGTAATGTCATTATTAAAATCAATAACAAATCATTTAGTTGCTTAATAAACATAAACTGTATAGGTTTTATTTTTAAATAAGTGTATATGTTAGGTTTCTAGGTATTGGTTTATTGTATGCATCATAAATTATGAACCATCGCTGGAACCTGTAATGGAATTACTCGCGCTTGTACTTTTTATTCTGTCATCTTCTGGAACGCCAGGGCCGAATAATGTGATGTTATGAATACCAATCCATCTAAAGAAGTGAACACTTAGAACTGCATGGACGATATTAGAACAAACAAAATATGTGTAGATATAGTTATTCTACATCAAGCAAATTTTGTGAGGTTATCATGTTGTCCATGAGTTCCCAAAGGGCGAGTTTTAAAGGCTTTTATGCTACGTTATTGATTTTAACAATAGAATAACTATTCTTTGCAATCAATGCCTTGCTTCTAAACCTTTTAATTCTCGCTAAGCGAGCACTTTCTTAGACGGAATGGTATTACCTCTGGTGTAAATCATGGGTTCCGTAAGAGCCTTGCTCATGTGCTAGGTATTAATATTGGCTTTCCAATTATGGTCATAGCGGTAGGCTTTGGTTTGGTTACGTTGTTTAGGCAATTTCCAAATATATACTTAATGATTAAAATCATCGGGATCTTATACTTATTATTTTTAGCCTATAAAATAGCCACCCTACCTGTAGAGTTTACTGCTAAAGAGAAGAAGCGGCCTTTTACCTTTATGCAAGCAGCTACGTTTCAGTGGGTTAACCCAAAAGCTTGGGTGATGGCGGTTAGCGCTATTATTGCTTTCACTTCATCCGCAAGTAGCGAAAATACGGAAGTGTTCTATATTGCAGCAGCATATTTAGTTTTTGGTTTACCTTGCTCATTATTTTGGCTAAGTATGGGATCTGGATTACAAACGGTGCTAAAAAAGCCTACATTCATTACTTGGTTTAATCGCTTTATGGCACTGATTTTAGTGTTGTCTATTGTGCCTATGATTGAATCAACGATAGTCATTTAGCTATTCAGTGTGGCGTATTTGCACTTTCTGTGTAGTTTAATCACAGAAAGTGCAAGACATTGATAGAAAGGTTTACCCACCGACGGTAAGTTTTCCACCTTTCCCTAGACCACCTTCAACTTGTTGCGCTTTGTAGTTACGCAATGCCTTAACCATATGATTATATGAATCGGCGAATGCTGCGGTAATGACTTTACCTTCTGGTGTATCACTGTAACCACCAGCACCAACTAGGGCGCCAAAGAAACCTAGACCAAATGCTTTAAAGTCCCAGTTTTTCGCATTACCGACAGAAGACGATACTTGTACACCTGAGCGGTTATCAACTAATAATAATGTAGTGGCTGCTTCGTTACTTTTAGCTCCACCAATAAGTAAGCCGCCAATACCGCCAACTAGACCACCTAAGCCGCCTGTACCTTTTTCACTAAACTGAATAGAAGGTTGCATGGTATAATCAGCTGCTACCATTTGGCCTTTACCAAAGTTACTATTACTGCGTAATTCGCCAGAGTTCATTAGCTCACGTTCTTTGTTTACCGCAGCCATTGCTTTACCACGTTCTACTAAAACAAAACAATTTGATTGTTGGATCATAGTACGTAGCACAGGAAGCGTGCTACCTAGATTTGGATAATGACGTTTATAGTAGCCCCACCAATCTTGATGCGTATCTTCAAAAACAGACAAAGTCCCTAGTGTTTGTGTACAGTTTTCTAAGCTACTATTTTGTCCT
The Thalassotalea hakodatensis genome window above contains:
- the lpdA gene encoding dihydrolipoyl dehydrogenase, yielding MSNEIKTQVVVLGAGPGGYSAAFRAADLGLDVVLVESRETLGGVCLNVGCIPSKALLHVAKVIDDAAAMASHGVTFGKPEIDLDKIRSWKEDVIGQLTGGLGGMSKARKVKTVTGFGKFTSDKAIEVEGADGKTTINFDNAIIACGSSVIDLPFIPNDDPRVIDSTGALELEDVPEELLVLGGGIIGLEMGTVYKALGSNVSVVEFADQLVPAADKDIVQVYTKYNKKKFNIMLSTKVVAVDAKDDGLYVTFEGKNAPEKQVRYDKILVAVGRKPNGHLVAADKAGVNVDERGFINVSNELRTNVNNIFAIGDVVGQPMLAHKAVHEAHVAAEVIAGKKHVFDPRCIPSIAYTDPEMAWVGVTEREAKEQGLNIETANFPWAASGRAIASARTEGKTKMIFEKETGRVLGGAIVGINAGEMLGEICLAVEMGADAEDVGLTIHAHPTLNESIGLAAEIFEGSITDLPNPKAVKKKK
- a CDS encoding bifunctional aconitate hydratase 2/2-methylisocitrate dehydratase — encoded protein: MSLYLEYIKEIESRKADLGLAPKPIDSAELLSEIIAQIKDQNHEHREDSLNFFIYNTLPGTTSAAGVKAKFLKEIILGQESVAEITPEFAFELLSHMKGGPSIEVLLDLALSDDTTVSTPAAEVLKTQVFLYEADTSRLQVAYKKGNTVAKDILESYAKAEYFTKLPDVDEKIEVVTYIAGEGDISTDLLSPGHQAHSRADRELHGKCMITPQAQDEIKALQAKHPNAKVMLIAEKGTMGVGSSRMSGVNNVALWAGEQASPYVPFINIAPVVAGTNGIAPIFLTTVDVTGGIGLDLKNWVKKVDANGNTVTDANGDPILEEAYSVATGTVLTIDTKAKKLYKGDEELVDVSSAFTPQKMEFMKAGGSYAVTFGKKLQTLAAATLGIDVPQVYAPSKEISHEGQGLTAVEKIFNRNAVGVISDTPLHAGSNVRVKVNIVGSQDTTGPMTCQELEAMAASTISPLVDGAYQSGCHTASVWDSKAQANIPKLMSFMNNFGLITARDPKGVYHAMTDVIHKVLNDITIDDRAIIIGGDSHTRMSKGVAFGADSGTVAIALATGESAMPIPDSVKVVFKGKMKSHMDFRDVVHATQAQMLKQFGGENVFQGRIIEVHIGTLMADQAFTFTDWTAEMKAKASICISNNETLIQSIELAKSRIQIMINKGMENEAGMLAGLMALADKRIEEIKTGAQPALSPDDNAKYYAEVTVDLDAISEPMIADPDVNNEDVSKRYTHDVIRPVSYYKNKSVDLGFVGSCMVHKGDMQIIAQMLRNLEKKNGSIEFKAPLVVAPPTYNIVDELKAEGDWEVLEKYSGFVFDDNKPKGEARTKYDNILYLERPGCNLCMGNQEKAEPGDTVIATSTRLFQGRVVADTTEKKGESLLGSTPLVVLSTVLGRFPTMDEYTAAVEGIDLTNFEPPTEEMSTKYIPVKAV
- a CDS encoding LysE family translocator translates to MTSGVNHGFRKSLAHVLGINIGFPIMVIAVGFGLVTLFRQFPNIYLMIKIIGILYLLFLAYKIATLPVEFTAKEKKRPFTFMQAATFQWVNPKAWVMAVSAIIAFTSSASSENTEVFYIAAAYLVFGLPCSLFWLSMGSGLQTVLKKPTFITWFNRFMALILVLSIVPMIESTIVI
- a CDS encoding CsgG/HfaB family protein; the encoded protein is MKKALNTIMFSLAFGIGLSGCMSTSPSMGGSSGNTVSGGAAGGESSGQNSSLENCTQTLGTLSVFEDTHQDWWGYYKRHYPNLGSTLPVLRTMIQQSNCFVLVERGKAMAAVNKERELMNSGELRSNSNFGKGQMVAADYTMQPSIQFSEKGTGGLGGLVGGIGGLLIGGAKSNEAATTLLLVDNRSGVQVSSSVGNAKNWDFKAFGLGFFGALVGAGGYSDTPEGKVITAAFADSYNHMVKALRNYKAQQVEGGLGKGGKLTVGG